A window from Verrucomicrobiales bacterium encodes these proteins:
- a CDS encoding Gfo/Idh/MocA family oxidoreductase produces MNIERQTPSFSPVTRRTFLRNGAILTAGVAALSLPARAQVNKNSKLRIFQAGVGGIGGLQRNGLRGHPQVEWAGFCDVDSRELDKIKKEHPNAWTVSDYREAFANKASDFDAAIVDVPDFHHAPMMLMAMKHNKHMFGQKPLVHQLAELKMIRDGLKARPGLVTQMGNQRSCNRGRMVSVEILRQGQLGRPVEAWVWTGGVSRGHYFADPWSNYTAAKPVPEYLNWDLWRGPLEQEMPYSEDLAPRRWRAFWETGGGQLADWGCHLLDLLYFAYDLPSPEAVITHTPKPSGVGHTAHNQSTLTYAGGGKFAREKFVVHYNDDALLPSFAALNLPPVKPGANHTMVVCEEGTLLLQADGSPQIFRKGKEVEDEPMPKVAPRNHWKDWADNCLGDHKPLWTPFDIGSRITEPALLAVKATRYPGVELRWDAANYRFTNHDKANETIVSRNYRAGFAPPSLS; encoded by the coding sequence ATGAATATTGAACGACAAACTCCATCGTTTTCTCCTGTCACGCGCCGTACCTTTCTCCGAAATGGTGCCATCCTGACCGCTGGCGTCGCGGCTCTCTCACTGCCTGCGCGCGCCCAGGTTAACAAGAATAGCAAGCTTCGCATCTTCCAGGCGGGCGTCGGCGGCATTGGTGGCCTGCAGCGCAACGGCCTGAGAGGACATCCACAAGTCGAATGGGCGGGCTTTTGTGATGTCGACAGCCGGGAACTCGATAAGATCAAGAAGGAGCATCCCAACGCGTGGACCGTGAGCGACTATCGCGAAGCCTTCGCTAACAAGGCCTCAGACTTTGACGCGGCTATCGTGGATGTTCCTGATTTCCACCATGCCCCGATGATGCTCATGGCGATGAAACACAATAAGCACATGTTCGGCCAGAAGCCGCTCGTGCATCAGCTCGCGGAGCTTAAGATGATTCGCGATGGCCTCAAGGCGCGTCCGGGGCTCGTCACTCAGATGGGCAATCAGCGTTCCTGCAATCGAGGTCGGATGGTGTCCGTGGAAATCCTGCGCCAGGGCCAGCTCGGACGGCCCGTCGAGGCGTGGGTATGGACTGGGGGCGTGTCGAGGGGGCATTACTTCGCCGATCCCTGGAGCAACTACACGGCCGCGAAACCTGTTCCTGAGTATTTGAACTGGGATCTGTGGCGTGGGCCATTGGAGCAGGAGATGCCCTACAGCGAGGACCTGGCACCCCGTCGCTGGCGGGCGTTCTGGGAGACCGGTGGCGGTCAACTGGCTGATTGGGGCTGCCATCTGCTCGACCTGCTCTATTTCGCTTACGATCTGCCTTCTCCCGAGGCGGTTATCACCCACACGCCCAAGCCCTCCGGCGTGGGTCATACGGCGCACAATCAGAGCACGTTGACCTATGCGGGCGGTGGCAAGTTCGCCCGGGAAAAGTTTGTAGTTCACTACAACGACGACGCCCTGCTGCCTTCGTTTGCGGCACTGAATCTCCCGCCAGTGAAACCGGGAGCCAACCACACCATGGTTGTCTGCGAAGAGGGGACGTTGTTGTTGCAGGCGGATGGCTCCCCCCAGATCTTCCGCAAGGGCAAGGAAGTGGAGGATGAGCCCATGCCTAAGGTCGCCCCACGCAACCATTGGAAGGATTGGGCGGACAATTGCCTGGGCGATCATAAGCCTCTGTGGACTCCGTTCGATATTGGATCTCGAATCACGGAACCGGCCCTGCTGGCGGTCAAGGCGACACGTTATCCGGGGGTGGAACTGCGTTGGGATGCGGCCAACTACCGTTTCACGAACCACGACAAGGCGAACGAGACGATCGTTTCGAGGAACTACCGCGCCGGTTTTGCTCCGCCGTCGCTCTCCTGA
- a CDS encoding VOC family protein has protein sequence MNAPTSNRMIQPYLFFNGRCEEAIAFYRQALGAELEMMMRFKESPDPTPPGMLPPGFENKIMHASLRVGCVLLMLSDGCSPEAAPFSGFSLSLTVDTEAEATSTFQALAEGGQIRMPLGKTFWSPCFGMVEDRFGVGWMVTVPPPAEA, from the coding sequence ATGAATGCACCAACCAGCAACCGAATGATCCAACCGTACCTCTTTTTCAATGGCCGCTGTGAAGAGGCGATCGCTTTCTACCGTCAGGCGCTGGGAGCCGAACTAGAGATGATGATGCGGTTCAAGGAAAGCCCTGATCCAACTCCCCCTGGCATGCTACCTCCCGGATTTGAAAACAAAATCATGCATGCTTCCCTGCGCGTGGGGTGCGTCTTGCTCATGCTGTCGGACGGATGCTCCCCGGAGGCCGCGCCTTTCAGCGGGTTCTCACTGTCCCTGACGGTGGATACGGAAGCCGAGGCCACCAGCACTTTTCAGGCACTTGCCGAAGGGGGGCAGATCCGCATGCCCCTGGGGAAAACCTTCTGGTCTCCCTGTTTTGGAATGGTGGAGGATCGCTTCGGCGTTGGATGGATGGTGACAGTGCCTCCACCGGCGGAGGCTTAG